The DNA region CCTTGCATAAGTGATAGATTTAAGGACTTTAAGAAGATGAATCTGTAACTGGTCGCTTTTGGATTGTTAGAAGATAAACAACGATAGTAGAACTCAGGTTGTGCCAGGATCTCGTTCGACCCTAAATTTACAAACGATGTGTTTCGAAACACATGGATCTGCTGTTTATCGGCTTGGGTTGTAGTAAACCACAACAAAGGCCCAACAATAAACAAAGGCCCACATGTATCACTGACCAATTTAAATGAAACGCAAAGTGTTGGTTGAATGATACACTGTCATGCTCAGAGTAAGCTATTTGATGACGGTTTCTCTCAGAAGAGATCACACTCTTCTTTATGTTATAAGATATATAAAATGATTTGTATGATGGCAACTTTTTCCTATAAATCAATGAGGAGTTCTTCCTTGTCTGACGAAGTGCTGTGCTCTTTTAGACCATCTGTTAGACCATTTCCATTAGTGTCTAAATTTCAAGGAGACAAAGTTGCTTACAATGAGTTCAATGGAGCTTCATTTAGTGGCACGGTTTTCATGGCTTTTTTGACCGATGCATCGATTGATGTCTTGCTTTAAGTGTACTAAGATTAGGAAAAGTCGTTCTTATGGTGGTCTAATGGGTAACTCTTTTGGCAACCCTCGAAGGGTTTTGCCTCAAAACAGATCTTCTTCTGACAAcattggtgttttgattgtctACATGAtcataatcttatatattaaaacagaagtcataaccttggttcatgtgtgatttttttttaaaatggacctaatagaCATATTCCtaaaaagtcatgttacatttaatctctaagcttatcatttaaattttaggcATACCaaaaattttttaataggctATGAATAatggatttaaacaatagatgattcatttgatttatagatagtataattaatagatataatttaatgttgtaatattatacctccatatgttaattatttgtcgatgttaacttttaaaattataaagattttttttaataacaaaattatattatctaacaacgattaatctttactaccttaaaccaatgaaaacaaattttaaactatatagtttattttaaaaattaaacaaaattaaatgtttaattatttactcgataatataaatctatgaagcgaaaagtttaatttttaagaaactttctaaatttgtgaaatgttacaatatctttgaatatgacaataaacaatattttactaatgttTATATAAGTTACGATTTTaacaatgaaataataatccgaaaatatatatatagaagaagatacaaatacatgtgaaagtttgaaacaatctattcaatgaaaaaatacaccgtaaacttattatgttttaaaaattgatagacacatatatgtttataatatataccaattttaaattaaaaataaaatatttatataaaaataaatgaaaacaaaacccgcgcggttgcgcggatcgagatctagttggtatttaaaatcatattctaGTCTAATAAATAATCTGCTGCTACTTTGTTGAAGCTTACTCTTCTCTGGTTGTTGTTGAAGGTAATGTGTTggctgaaaaaaagaagaagatgtgacTCACCATTACGATGTTCTTGAAGGATGGTTCAGTCAGCATTGGTGGAACACAAGAGCTGTTAGAGCAATCTTATTGGTGAGATACTCACTAAGTATGTCAATAAtataaacttatcttaaactaaaataaatctatataatttttttaacatatggaatcttaatataattttttttagtttagtactattacattaattaaaaacttaatatactattatattaaactTCAATCATTTCAATTTAAACTATGAATAATGAATCTTGTtagatagatattttattttaagatttataaaaatatataaaaatatttttaatatcatataaagtataaagagtaggtgattttattttattgacaaaaaatttggTCAATTATAAAATGACCTGTGTCATTTGCCAAGGGTTCTCATGAGGTTCTAATAAGATGGGTGCAGAGGAACAGTTGTTAagcttttgatttaaatttaaaattttcatttattttagttacattTTAAGTCTTAGATACTTTTAAGTATATTTTCATTGGAGCTGCTTTTATTATTCTCATTACAACTGTCACGGGCGAGGACATGGAGATGGACCTTGCAATGCAAGCTGATTACTCGTTGCAAAGAAGAGTTTCTCAGATTTTTGGTTGCAAATGTTGCTAGTAGATGTTTTAAGATCCATTTTTCATTTGATCAATAGCTTACTGAACAATTAAAACAAAGTCACACACTCTTATGATATTTTAAGAATAACTATAACGTATTGAAATCGTAATCGTAATCGTAATTGTTGTGATCTACATAAGGTTTTTATACGatatatcttgatttttagcCGATAATTTCTTCACAAGGAAATTCAGATGCACAAAGAGAGACAGAGAAACAGTGGATCGTAAGATGAGTACACATGGTTGTTATATAATTcaagcaaattttttttttttgtaactgaattcAGGCAAACTTTTGCTTGGAGAAACAGAGAAGCAACATATATAAAAGATCTTGCGTCCTTTGATTGATTAATTGTTCGAAGAATGTTGCCTAATATTATTGTTCGAAGCCTGCTgactctatattattttaagccGTGTGACATATACAGTACCAAGAATCTTGTGTCCTGGTGGTTAAAGTAGCAATATCTATGATAtagtaaatacatataaaatccaTTCGGGTTAAAGAATGTCTTCTTTCtagtctttttgttttttgtaagaATATCTAGCCTTTTCATTTTTGTGGAAATATAACAAGTGTGGAGTATGCAGACCTTATTGTTTCAAGTGGAGAAGAACAGCTTTTGTCATATCTCCAGGTAAAGACCCACTAAACACACAAttatagtttaaatataaaagaaagaaaaaaaattcagattatgatttagatattaaaaaaaagcatTTCAGATTATTTATGACTGTGGACATTCTGCAAAATTTGAGCTTTATTGTTTATGCTTTGGTTTTCTTGGTGTGCAGCAAGTCGTAACCGGTATTTGGAGGTTGGCGGTTTAGaatatcatcaacatagacAAGAACAGCCAAGAAGACGTGGTCGACATATCTGATGAAGAGGGAATGATCAGAATGCGTTTGAGTAAACCCATCACCGAGAATTACACTAGACAGCTTCTGATTCCACTGACGGGAAGCTTGCTTAAGACCATATAGAGACTTATGAAGCTTACACACCGAGTTGGGAGGACACTTCTTGCCAGTGATTTCTTCATAACCTTCAGGGAGACGCATGTAAATTTCTTCATCAAGGTCACCGTTGAGGAAGGCATTGTTGATATCCAACTGCGAAATGGACCAATTTTTAGCTGCGGCAACACTCAGAAGAAGACATAGAGTGCCAATCTTAGCAACAGGCGAGAATGTATCCAAGTAGTCTAAGCCCTCCAACTGTGTGTAGCCCTTTGCAATACCATATTACAATACGAGCTCCAGTGAGGAAGAGAGAGTTTGTTACGATCGAAAGAAAATGTATTGTATTCTCTTATCTGTATTTTACACcgtatacatgtatttatactCCTTTCTATACCGGTTTACTTAACATACCACCGGTTCAATCACTATAAACTCTAATAAAAACTTTTCAGaatctttgaaaattttattgcagaaaattaattaattcaattataattatcataaaatataattagagactaaaattaatttagctTTGATTGATaagcaaaaactaaaattatataaaattaattatattaacgataataataatttaattttttaattcaaatataaaataaaatattatacttaaattatgtagaatgataaatgacaatcacaaaatttatcaaatgaccgatgagatatattattatttattttgcaaaacATTTTAATAACAATATGGGTGGATAAAACCATATAATAGTAAAATAACATAATCATTCTTAATTTAatccattaaaaatgaaaaaaaaacactcaatgGAAGTACTGATCAAATTCTAGCTTCGACTGAACATTCTCTGCAAAAATGAATGTTACGTAACATTTATggcaacaaaaaatttaaacttcagGGTTTATCCTTTGGGTTTTTTGGTCTGCAGCAAAAGTCGTAACCGATATTTTGGGACTGGCGGTTTGTCCCGTTCACCAGTATATATGAGGATTTAATCAGCTGCTCCGGTTCAAGGTTGTAGAACTGTAAACCGTAAAGCATAACACGTGAATACGAGATGTTGACTCGAGTGCCGCCGAGCCTTATCCGATCACTTACTCATTCTCCAATTTAAGACCAAGACTTTCGCGTGAATTCTTGAAACTAGAATTGGTACGAGGTTATTATACTATGAATCCAATTTAAGACCAAGACTTTCGCGTTATCAAGTAAAATAGGCATCAACCATCTCCACACAATCAAATGTTATGCAATAACTTTCATATTTATAAGGCGAtcacaatattattttttgcataTAATTTAATGGGCACAAGCTTCTTCAATAGCTGCAACACTTTTCTTCACATCCACTCCCATATTGCAGATATTGGCAAGTGCTCCTGCATACTTCATATCGTATTCCATCTTTGCTCCACATTGATTCTTGAAACTTTTAACCTGTGATGTTTTAttcagtatatatttgttttaagggTCTTTAAGTGGAACACAAGTAACAATAATTGATAAGGGGTTGTTACCAGAGTCTTGTAGCAGTCCCAATCATCTACAACAGGTTGTCCTGTTGTTCTTGTGGAAGTTAAGAGATCTAAGACATCGGTTTTTTTGAGTGAAAGTCTAAGAATCTCTATAATGTTCTGATCGATTTGTTTCCTGTGATTTATTTCCTCAAGCAGATTCTTCTGAGCTTCTTGTCTTTGAGGTGACCCCACAGGAGCGTTTTGAATCTGAGAGATAAATATATagtgaaacatcaaaaacagaCACATCTTTCGTTTATGTTTCAATCTTGAAAGATTAGGACTTCACCTTCGTCTCGAGATATAACAGAGGGATATCTCGCGCATCGACCTGCGAAAGCAAAGAAACAATAGATTTAGTTCATATAATCTCCCTGGGACCACTTTCTTTCCTTCTTATGGTTAGAACTTCTTATACACGAAAAATCAATAGACCTTATCCCCGTAGTTTTCGTGTTCAGCACCATCATCAGCGCTAGATTCTGTATCAAATAGTTGGGTTTTGCGAGATTCTGCTGAGAAAAGAAGCAGAgcataaagaaaaacaagaacttGTAAATGACCAAGAAAAGACATTGTCGTAATAAGACTTCTAaagaactgtttttttttctcttgcggTTGATGTTCTTGAATACCGTAGTATATAACTcgtttatatagaaaatttctTTGAGTCGTTTGCGTATTAAAGTTTGAGTCTGTGGATGCAAAAAGTAACTCATATATTAAACCCACAAAAAGTAACTCATAATGTTAACTGCTGATGTCAACGTAGTATTTAAATTTGCGTATTAATGTTATTGCTTTTGTTTGCTAGCTTCTTTTTTGAGATAATTGGAtaaataggatatatatatatatatataaattgatttgTATGATGGCAACTTTTTTCCTATAAATCAATGAGGAGTTCTTCCTTGTCTGACGAAGTTGCTGCTCTTTTAGACCATCTGTTAGACCATCTCCATTAGTGCCTAAATTTCAAGGAGACAAAGTTGCTTACAATGAGTTCAATGGAGCTTCATTTAGTGGCACGGTTTTCATGGCTTTTTTGACCGATGCATCGATTGATGTCTTGCTTTAAGTGTACTAAGATTAGGAAAAGTCGTTCTTATGGTGGT from Brassica rapa cultivar Chiifu-401-42 unplaced genomic scaffold, CAAS_Brap_v3.01 Scaffold0686, whole genome shotgun sequence includes:
- the LOC117130820 gene encoding vacuolar-processing enzyme delta-isozyme-like is translated as MSFLGHLQVLVFLYALLLFSAESRKTQLFDTESSADDGAEHENYGDKVDARDIPLLYLETKIQNAPVGSPQRQEAQKNLLEEINHRKQIDQNIIEILRLSLKKTDVLDLLTSTRTTGQPVVDDWDCYKTLVKSFKNQCGAKMEYDMKYAGALANICNMGVDVKKSVAAIEEACAH